The nucleotide sequence TACGGCCCGCTTGCCGGCGCAGACCTCGAGGCCGAGCTGGCGCAGGCGCGTGTCGCGGACGGTGACGCGCGGGACGCAGCGGTTCTCGAACGTGACGCCAGTGCATCCGTCGTTCCGCTCGCGCGGCGACGGCCAGGAAGCCCGGCAACCGACGATGCCGTGACGCTGTCGGGTGTCAGCAAGCGCTTCGGGGCACGCACGGTGCTCGACAACGTCGAGCTCGGCATCGCGCGCGGCAGTTTCGTCGCGATCGTCGGCCGCAGCGGTTGCGGGAAATCGACGCTGCTGCGTCTCGTCGCGGGACTCGAGCAGCCGAGCAGCGGCACGCTCGAAACGCGCGGCGAGGGCGGCGGCGAACTCGATACGCGGATCATGTACCAGGACGCGCGCCTGCTGCCGTGGAAGACCGTGCTGCAGAACGTGATGCTGGGCCTCGGGCGCGGCGCGCGCGACCAGGCACGCGCGGTGCTCGATGAAGTCGGCCTGCTGGAACGCGCGAACGACTGGCCCGCGCAACTGTCGGGCGGCCAGCGGCAGCGTGTCGCGCTGGCCCGTGCGCTCGTGCACCGGCCCCAACTGCTGTTGCTCGACGAGCCGCTCGGCGCGCTCGACGCACTGACCCGCATCGAGATGCACGCGCTGATCGAGCGGTTGTGGCGCGAGCATCGATTCACCGCGCTCCTCGTTACGCACGACGTGCAGGAGGCCGTCGCGCTTGGCGACCGCATCCTGCTCATCGAGCAGGGGCGGGTGGCGCTGGATCAGCCGGTGCCGCTCGACCGGCCGCGCGCCCGCGCGTCGGCCGCGTTTGCGGCGCTCGAGGATCGCGTGCTGAAACGCGTGCTCGCCGGCGGGCCCGGTGCGGCCGACCACGACGCACCGCATGAGGCAGACAACGTTCGACCGGTCGGGCAGAT is from Burkholderia sp. HI2500 and encodes:
- a CDS encoding ATP-binding cassette domain-containing protein, producing the protein MNATTSAAVYGPLAGADLEAELAQARVADGDARDAAVLERDASASVVPLARRRPGSPATDDAVTLSGVSKRFGARTVLDNVELGIARGSFVAIVGRSGCGKSTLLRLVAGLEQPSSGTLETRGEGGGELDTRIMYQDARLLPWKTVLQNVMLGLGRGARDQARAVLDEVGLLERANDWPAQLSGGQRQRVALARALVHRPQLLLLDEPLGALDALTRIEMHALIERLWREHRFTALLVTHDVQEAVALGDRILLIEQGRVALDQPVPLDRPRARASAAFAALEDRVLKRVLAGGPGAADHDAPHEADNVRPVGQIRWAV